From one Triticum aestivum cultivar Chinese Spring chromosome 4B, IWGSC CS RefSeq v2.1, whole genome shotgun sequence genomic stretch:
- the LOC123092676 gene encoding mitochondrial phosphate carrier protein 3, mitochondrial translates to MASRDKVGCPTATLPLDRLLASLAANAEQLGKRWEIAVRDRRARAAERRMEADAAPPVQLHTPLFYATCALGGVLSTGLTHLAVTPLDLVKCNMQVDPSKYRDISSGFGVLLQEQGLGGFFKGWMATLVGYSSQGACKFGFYEYFKKCYSDIAGPENADRLKTAIYLAASASAEVIADLALCPMEAVKVRIQTQPGFARCLTDGLPKLVRSEGAFGLYKGIVPLWGRQIPYTMMKFACFETIVEMVYKHAVPKPKDQCSKPLQLAVSFAGGYIAGVLCAAISHPADNLVSFLNNAKGATVADAITTIGLWGLFTRGLPLRIIMVGTLTGAQWATYDAFKVFVGLPTTGGVSSSCHAATTLHRVDHEKQN, encoded by the exons ATGGCGAGCCGCGACAAGGTCGGCTGCCCCACGGCCACGCTGCCCCTCGACCGCCTCCTGGCCTCGCTCGCCGCCAACGCGGAGCAGCTGGGGAAGAGATGGGAGATCGCCGTCCGCGACCGGAGGGCCAGAGCGGCCGAGCGGAGGATGGAGGCGGATGCGGCGCCGCCGGTGCAGCTGCACACGCCGCTCTTCTACGCCACCTGCGCCCTCGGCGGGGTCCTCAGCACTGGCCTCACCCACCTCGCAGTCACGCCGCTCGACCTCGTCAAGTGCAATATGCAG GTTGACCCTAGCAAGTACAGGGACATCTCGTCTGGCTTCGGTGTGCTGCTCCAAGAGCAGGGTCTCGGTGGGTTCTTCAAAGGCTGGATGGCCACGCTGGTTGGGTATAGTAGCCAGGGAGCCTGCAAGTTTGGTTTCTACGAGTACTTTAAGAAGTGCTACTCGGACATTGCTGGTCCCGAGAATGCTGACAGGTTGAAGACCGCCATCTACCTCGCTGCATCGGCGTCGGCTGAGGTAATTGCAGATTTAGCTCTCTGCCCCATGGAAGCCGTCAAGGTTCGGATCCAGACGCAGCCGGGATTCGCTCGATGCCTAACCGATGGGCTTCCGAAGCTTGTCCGGTCCGAAGGTGCCTTTGG GCTTTACAAGGGAATAGTTCCTCTTTGGGGCCGCCAAATTCCTT ACACTATGATGAAATTTGCTTGTTTTGAGACCATTGTTGAGATGGTGTACAAGCATGCTGTCCCAAAACCAAAAGATCAATGCAGTAAACCACTCCAGCTAGCTGTGAGTTTTGCAGGGGGGTACATTGCTGGAGTCTTATGTGCTGCTATCTCTCATCCCGCAGACAACCTGGTGTCTTTTCTCAACAATGCAAAGGGAGCCACTGTGGCAGAT GCTATAACAACCATTGGGCTGTGGGGCCTTTTCACTCGTGGCCTTCCACTCCGTATTATCATGGTCGGTACTCTTACCGGAGCGCAATGGGCAACATATGACGCGTTTAAAGTATTTGTTGGGCT ACCAACCACCGGGGGAGTCAGCTCTAGTTGTCATGCTGCCACTACTTTGCACCGAGTAGATCATGAGAAGCAGAACTGA
- the LOC123092677 gene encoding splicing factor 3A subunit 2 isoform X2: MDREWGSKPGSGGAATAQNEAIDRRERLRRLALETIDLAKDPYFMRNHLGSYECKLCLTLHNNEGNYLAHTQGKRHQTNLAKRAAREAKDAPAQPQPNKRKLAPRKSVKIGRPGYTVTKQYDPDTKQHSFLFEIEYPEIEDNSKPRHRFMASYEQKIQSWDKRYQYLLFAAEPYEVIGFKIPSTEIDKSTDKFFSYWDPDKKSYILQLYFKPRPPEINRQPAAPGTVPNGTGGPPGAPPRPPSQPQALPPPPPNAPMGMPPRIPPPPMSGLQPPPPPPPLANGPPRSIPPPPPSGGPMANFTPGAPPPRPPMQGYPGPQQ; this comes from the exons ATGGACCGCGAGTGGGGCTCCAAGCCCGGCAGCGGCGGCGCCGCCACCGCCCAGAATGAGGCCATTGACCGGCGGGAGCGCCTGCGCCGCCTCGCGCTCGAGACCATCGACCTCGCCAAGGACCCGTACTTCATGCGAAACCATCTCGGCAG CTATGAGTGCAAGCTCTGCCTGACGCTCCACAACAACGAGGGGAACTACCTCGCGCACACGCAGGGGAAGCGGCACCAGACCAACCTCGCCAAGCGTGCCGCCCGCGAGGCCAAGGACGCGCCCGCGCAGCCCCAGCCAAACAAGCGCAAGCTCGCGCCCCGCAAGTCTG TTAAGATTGGCAGACCTGGATATACAGTAACTAAACAGTATGATCCTGACACGAAGCAACACTCATTTCTCTTTGAG ATCGAGTATCCTGAAATCGAAGATAATAGCAAGCCAAGGCACCGTTTCATGGCATCATATGAACAG AAAATCCAATCTTGGGATAAGAGGTACCAATATCTGCTTTTTGCAGCGGAGCCCTACGAGGTCATTGGCTTTAAG ATTCCAAGCACAGAGATTGACAAATCAACAGACAAGTTTTTCTCGTATTGGGATCCGGACAAGAAGTCGTACATT CTACAACTATACTTCAAGCCAAGACCACCGGAAATTAACAGACAACCAGCAGCTCCTGGTACTGTCCCAAATGGGACAGGAGGCCCTCCTGGTGCTCCACCAAGGCCACCATCCCAGCCACAGGCTCTGCCGCCACCTCCACCGAATGCACCTATGGGAATGCCCCCTAGGATCCCGCCACCACCAATGAGCggtcttcaacctccaccccctccaCCTCCGCTTGCAAATGGTCCTCCGCGTTCAataccacctccacctccttctgGTGGTCCAATGGCTAACTTTACTCCTGGAGCACCTCCGCCACGCCCTCCGATGCAAGGCTACCCTGGACCTCAGCAGTAG
- the LOC123092677 gene encoding splicing factor 3A subunit 2 isoform X1, with amino-acid sequence MDREWGSKPGSGGAATAQNEAIDRRERLRRLALETIDLAKDPYFMRNHLGSYECKLCLTLHNNEGNYLAHTQGKRHQTNLAKRAAREAKDAPAQPQPNKRKLAPRKSVKIGRPGYTVTKQYDPDTKQHSFLFEIEYPEIEDNSKPRHRFMASYEQKIQSWDKRYQYLLFAAEPYEVIGFKVYLLQSSAASDPLANVYVCTYTVSYLQIPSTEIDKSTDKFFSYWDPDKKSYILQLYFKPRPPEINRQPAAPGTVPNGTGGPPGAPPRPPSQPQALPPPPPNAPMGMPPRIPPPPMSGLQPPPPPPPLANGPPRSIPPPPPSGGPMANFTPGAPPPRPPMQGYPGPQQ; translated from the exons ATGGACCGCGAGTGGGGCTCCAAGCCCGGCAGCGGCGGCGCCGCCACCGCCCAGAATGAGGCCATTGACCGGCGGGAGCGCCTGCGCCGCCTCGCGCTCGAGACCATCGACCTCGCCAAGGACCCGTACTTCATGCGAAACCATCTCGGCAG CTATGAGTGCAAGCTCTGCCTGACGCTCCACAACAACGAGGGGAACTACCTCGCGCACACGCAGGGGAAGCGGCACCAGACCAACCTCGCCAAGCGTGCCGCCCGCGAGGCCAAGGACGCGCCCGCGCAGCCCCAGCCAAACAAGCGCAAGCTCGCGCCCCGCAAGTCTG TTAAGATTGGCAGACCTGGATATACAGTAACTAAACAGTATGATCCTGACACGAAGCAACACTCATTTCTCTTTGAG ATCGAGTATCCTGAAATCGAAGATAATAGCAAGCCAAGGCACCGTTTCATGGCATCATATGAACAG AAAATCCAATCTTGGGATAAGAGGTACCAATATCTGCTTTTTGCAGCGGAGCCCTACGAGGTCATTGGCTTTAAGGTGTATCTCTTGCAAAGCTCTGCTGCATCAGACCCATTAGCCAATGTGTATGTGTGTACTTATACTGTTTCTTATTTGCAGATTCCAAGCACAGAGATTGACAAATCAACAGACAAGTTTTTCTCGTATTGGGATCCGGACAAGAAGTCGTACATT CTACAACTATACTTCAAGCCAAGACCACCGGAAATTAACAGACAACCAGCAGCTCCTGGTACTGTCCCAAATGGGACAGGAGGCCCTCCTGGTGCTCCACCAAGGCCACCATCCCAGCCACAGGCTCTGCCGCCACCTCCACCGAATGCACCTATGGGAATGCCCCCTAGGATCCCGCCACCACCAATGAGCggtcttcaacctccaccccctccaCCTCCGCTTGCAAATGGTCCTCCGCGTTCAataccacctccacctccttctgGTGGTCCAATGGCTAACTTTACTCCTGGAGCACCTCCGCCACGCCCTCCGATGCAAGGCTACCCTGGACCTCAGCAGTAG